A section of the Pelagicoccus albus genome encodes:
- a CDS encoding FecR family protein, with protein sequence MKNSFDKKTVDEASRWVLAHENGLEAEQKKAFDEWIAKDPTHEACFIECQSSWTGLDFMQFWTPQASEDPDPNLFIGNERRIFWRWLPYTALAACLALLFGYLYTPSSDSTSSYDVEYHNSDFAGGKRHFLPDGSSFYLKDNSRIEVDFGSDSRNLFLAQGEAIFEVAHDKARPFKVTTTKAQVIALGTIFSVNTDSELCEVYVAEGRVRLDSNTSQESGENKKRNLIPELKAGHKATVDVSSPISAIEPIPFTDAEYSQKTTWKDEIIDLVSAPLSEIIRQFNLRNDQKIRISDNSLQDMRMSVTVSPENQQEFLNLLELTANVSIESDINGLIIISRK encoded by the coding sequence ATGAAGAATTCTTTCGACAAAAAGACAGTCGATGAAGCGAGTCGTTGGGTACTAGCCCACGAGAACGGACTGGAAGCGGAACAGAAAAAAGCTTTCGACGAATGGATAGCAAAAGATCCTACCCACGAAGCATGCTTCATAGAATGCCAGTCGAGCTGGACCGGCCTAGACTTCATGCAATTCTGGACACCTCAAGCCAGCGAGGATCCAGACCCCAACCTCTTCATCGGAAATGAAAGACGAATCTTTTGGAGATGGCTACCATACACCGCGCTCGCAGCCTGCCTAGCGCTACTGTTTGGCTACCTCTACACACCTAGCTCGGACTCTACTTCGAGCTATGACGTTGAATACCATAACAGTGACTTTGCAGGCGGAAAACGACATTTCCTTCCTGACGGTTCTTCATTCTACCTGAAAGATAACAGCCGGATCGAAGTAGATTTCGGTTCAGATTCGAGGAACCTGTTCCTTGCGCAAGGCGAAGCTATTTTCGAAGTTGCCCACGATAAAGCCCGCCCATTCAAAGTCACGACAACCAAGGCCCAAGTCATCGCCCTGGGTACGATTTTCTCAGTCAATACCGATAGCGAGCTATGTGAAGTGTACGTCGCCGAAGGCCGTGTCAGGCTCGATTCAAACACGAGCCAAGAAAGTGGTGAGAATAAAAAGAGGAACTTAATTCCAGAACTTAAAGCCGGGCACAAAGCGACAGTAGACGTTTCTTCACCAATCAGCGCCATAGAACCGATTCCCTTCACTGACGCAGAATACTCTCAAAAAACTACCTGGAAAGACGAGATCATCGACCTCGTCTCCGCTCCACTTTCCGAAATAATCCGCCAATTCAACCTACGGAATGATCAAAAAATACGTATATCCGACAATTCATTACAAGATATGCGTATGTCAGTCACCGTAAGCCCAGAAAACCAGCAAGAGTTCCTAAACTTACTAGAACTGACAGCAAACGTGAGTATCGAAAGCGACATAAATGGACTGATAATCATCTCTAGAAAGTGA
- a CDS encoding RNA polymerase sigma factor has translation MSKSPLHITQAKPLESEWFLQNAYPHKDQLRCWIRKRYPSIPSPEEIVQETFVRIIKVNRVRPVEEPKPYLFSIARNLCVDALRRDNIVSFRPLTPVDEEQMPVSSPSTQEILIEKEHFQILTDAIRSLPKKCRQVVTLRKVYGLSAKQIAQKLGLSSRTVENQLLIGVKKCREYYQKLENELHAETRDPKQ, from the coding sequence ATGTCCAAATCCCCCTTGCATATCACTCAAGCCAAACCTCTAGAATCCGAGTGGTTTCTCCAAAACGCATATCCGCACAAAGACCAGCTAAGATGCTGGATACGTAAACGATACCCATCCATTCCAAGTCCAGAGGAAATAGTTCAAGAGACCTTCGTCCGAATCATAAAGGTAAACCGCGTCCGCCCTGTCGAGGAACCCAAACCGTACCTCTTTTCAATCGCTAGAAACTTGTGCGTCGACGCCCTCAGAAGGGACAATATTGTAAGCTTTCGTCCACTTACTCCAGTCGATGAAGAGCAAATGCCAGTATCCAGCCCATCAACACAAGAGATTCTGATCGAAAAGGAACACTTCCAAATTCTTACCGACGCAATTCGCTCCCTGCCGAAAAAGTGCCGACAGGTCGTCACCCTGCGAAAAGTTTACGGACTTTCCGCCAAACAGATTGCACAGAAACTTGGCCTATCGAGTCGCACAGTAGAGAACCAATTGCTGATCGGAGTTAAGAAATGCCGCGAGTATTATCAGAAGCTGGAAAACGAGCTCCACGCGGAAACAAGGGATCCGAAACAATGA
- a CDS encoding alpha-L-rhamnosidase: MKKLAFGSLYLCLSLSSYSQQAHSLTVGPFLSDPIGFHDQSPDLSWKLPEEFTAQSAYKIEARTDGTDLNTGWIESNQSLFIPFPFAPLESRQSFNWRVKVKDQDGTESEWSEEASLEIGLLSKKDWHAHWIHPHQEIDLHSEPVAYLRRAFKLNKAIREARLYATARGVFKLKLNNKRVGQDHFANGWTPYDQRIDTLTYDVTDLLQQGENLIQAALGTGWYAGRLPFETQVRGPYGVVPELLLQLEIEYSDDSTTTIISDGDWQGTYQGPIKSSSFYDGEIYDAERATGDWENVQSVSNLGAAMLKPKPFEPIRKESLRSPISITELDPGKFSFDLGQNMVGWARIKVPAEKGKTITLRFAELLQKDGNLYTENYRTAKSTDSITPASDGIMEWEPSFTFHGFRYVEISGLPNGSAPQSDWVTGVVLQSSMDLKGDFESSNPKLNQLQSNILWGWKGNSLDIPTDCPQRDERAGWTGDAQVFAPTSLFLTHSLAFWKSWLESMRLEQDSTGVIPDIIPTARKKWRNRAPGWMDAATIIPWESYLRTGDLSVLKDNYKMMKRLVSWYQNQASADGMLTDLRKGYGDWLQPFQITPPDPKDRESDRKGDTDLNYLGNAFYTRSSQILANTANILGLEDEALQLSIEADSLKRSFQELYFASDGSLKLPVETQTAYALAISFDLLPEDLQKKAGNHLARLVLEADGHLRTGFLGTPHLIPALDKIGHSELAYSILIKETYPSWFYSINQGATTMWERWNSYSHEDGFGDAGMNSFNHYAYGAIGQWMYERLAGLSPDPEHPGYKHFFIRPLTSVPLDSAAAELETPYGKASSSWQKRADGSIILEVTVPPNSAATIIEPNDNKIELQAGYHTLRLLPTPKS; encoded by the coding sequence ATGAAGAAGCTCGCCTTCGGTTCACTTTACCTCTGCCTCTCCCTTTCCTCCTATTCGCAACAAGCCCACTCGCTTACGGTGGGCCCCTTCCTTTCGGACCCGATAGGTTTTCACGATCAATCGCCTGATTTGTCATGGAAACTTCCAGAAGAGTTCACAGCTCAGTCCGCCTACAAGATCGAAGCACGTACAGACGGCACAGACCTCAATACAGGGTGGATAGAGAGCAACCAATCCCTCTTCATCCCCTTTCCATTCGCCCCCCTCGAATCCCGCCAATCATTTAATTGGCGAGTGAAGGTCAAAGACCAAGATGGTACCGAATCCGAATGGAGCGAAGAAGCGTCTTTGGAAATCGGGCTCCTTTCCAAAAAGGATTGGCACGCCCATTGGATACATCCTCACCAAGAGATCGACCTCCATTCAGAACCGGTCGCCTACCTCCGCCGAGCCTTCAAGCTTAATAAAGCTATCCGTGAAGCGAGACTATACGCAACCGCACGCGGCGTCTTTAAACTAAAATTAAACAACAAACGCGTGGGACAGGACCACTTCGCCAATGGCTGGACTCCTTACGACCAGAGAATCGATACGCTGACCTACGACGTTACTGACTTGCTCCAGCAAGGAGAAAACCTGATCCAAGCTGCTCTAGGAACTGGCTGGTACGCGGGACGCCTCCCGTTTGAAACGCAAGTTCGCGGACCCTACGGAGTCGTCCCCGAACTCCTTTTGCAGCTGGAAATCGAATACAGTGACGATTCGACCACCACCATCATCAGCGACGGTGACTGGCAAGGCACCTACCAGGGCCCCATCAAATCGTCTAGTTTCTACGACGGAGAAATCTACGATGCTGAGCGAGCAACTGGCGACTGGGAGAACGTTCAGAGCGTTAGCAACCTGGGAGCCGCGATGCTAAAACCAAAGCCCTTCGAACCCATCCGGAAGGAAAGCCTTCGTAGTCCTATTTCCATTACGGAACTAGATCCGGGAAAATTCAGCTTCGATCTTGGACAAAACATGGTTGGCTGGGCACGGATAAAAGTACCCGCGGAAAAAGGAAAGACCATCACACTTCGATTTGCTGAGCTTTTACAAAAAGACGGAAACCTCTACACGGAAAACTATCGCACCGCGAAATCGACCGACTCAATCACTCCCGCCTCAGACGGGATAATGGAGTGGGAGCCCAGCTTTACCTTCCACGGATTTCGCTACGTCGAGATAAGTGGGCTCCCCAATGGAAGCGCACCACAAAGCGATTGGGTGACTGGAGTAGTACTCCAGTCGTCTATGGACCTCAAGGGAGATTTCGAATCATCAAACCCGAAGCTCAACCAGCTGCAGAGCAATATCCTCTGGGGATGGAAGGGCAACTCGCTCGACATCCCCACCGACTGTCCCCAACGCGACGAGCGAGCCGGTTGGACAGGCGACGCCCAAGTATTCGCCCCGACCTCACTATTTCTAACTCACTCTCTCGCCTTCTGGAAAAGCTGGCTCGAGTCGATGAGACTGGAGCAAGATAGTACCGGAGTGATCCCCGACATCATTCCCACAGCTCGGAAAAAGTGGCGCAATCGAGCGCCAGGATGGATGGACGCCGCAACCATCATTCCTTGGGAATCCTACCTAAGAACGGGTGACTTAAGCGTATTGAAAGACAACTACAAAATGATGAAGCGTCTCGTATCCTGGTATCAAAACCAAGCGTCCGCAGATGGTATGTTAACCGATCTAAGAAAGGGATATGGCGATTGGCTCCAACCATTTCAAATCACGCCGCCGGATCCGAAAGACAGAGAAAGCGACAGAAAAGGCGACACTGACCTTAATTACCTTGGGAATGCGTTCTACACCCGAAGCTCCCAAATCCTAGCAAATACCGCGAACATACTAGGACTCGAGGATGAGGCATTACAGCTTAGCATTGAGGCTGACTCGCTAAAAAGGTCCTTCCAAGAACTTTACTTCGCTAGCGACGGGTCTCTAAAGCTCCCGGTCGAAACCCAGACGGCCTACGCCCTAGCCATATCCTTCGACTTATTGCCCGAAGATCTTCAGAAAAAAGCCGGCAACCACCTCGCCCGCCTCGTCCTTGAAGCCGACGGCCACTTGCGTACCGGTTTTTTGGGCACGCCACACCTCATCCCCGCCCTAGACAAAATCGGCCACAGCGAACTCGCCTACTCTATCCTCATCAAAGAGACCTATCCATCTTGGTTCTATTCCATCAACCAAGGAGCCACCACCATGTGGGAGCGATGGAATAGCTACAGCCATGAAGACGGATTCGGCGACGCTGGCATGAATTCATTTAACCACTACGCCTACGGAGCCATCGGCCAATGGATGTACGAACGCCTCGCCGGCCTGTCTCCCGATCCCGAGCACCCCGGCTACAAGCATTTCTTCATTCGACCCCTCACAAGCGTGCCCCTCGACTCCGCTGCGGCCGAACTCGAAACTCCCTACGGCAAAGCCAGCAGCTCTTGGCAAAAGCGAGCCGACGGCAGCATCATCCTTGAAGTCACCGTACCACCTAACTCAGCTGCAACTATAATAGAACCCAACGACAACAAAATTGAGTTACAAGCAGGATATCACACCCTAAGGCTTCTCCCCACCCCCAAAAGCTAG
- a CDS encoding putative Ig domain-containing protein, protein MIKLPILSIATSTALMTLLSASPDNQLMTTDIVPVSGYDFRIRGKEILTPTPGESPQITGASIFGVRPRKPVYFRVTSTGKKPITFTAHGLPDGLSIDAASGWITGRAPQKKGSYLIDLRASNESGQSTRQLELRIGDTICLTPPMGWNSWYVQSEGVSDTAIREISLAMNEKGLGDHGWTYVNIDDCWSGLRNTETKTIEPNSKFPDMKGLAEYVNDQGFKLGIYSTTWMSTYAGYVGGSAPNEEGDYSEFFLPEEERENPHQVFGRYPNGIRKNLAKVGPAWFVDRDAQQFADWGIDYVKYDWKEWTLEKTEKGYWPSDDKPQHKTKESGIIQRFYNDFQSLDRDIVISLSPNHDEHEDTFMPEYSNLWRLTGDIEAEWHRIIAPFEMEDRLALTRPGAYGDLDMLQIGPLGKPNRAEVVFKPSPLTANEQYFQVTLWSILTQPLLLSCDISTMDDFDLNLVTNDEVLAVNQDPLCSQGYRIASEAGSWEIWAKDLIDGSKAVALFNLSDKEATLSLTAEQLGIRGTIRDLWRQENLSELTDTFSALISPHGVAFLKVTPQE, encoded by the coding sequence ATGATAAAGTTACCAATCCTCTCGATTGCTACTTCTACAGCGCTAATGACTCTACTCTCAGCGAGTCCCGACAATCAACTGATGACAACCGACATTGTTCCTGTTTCTGGATACGATTTTAGAATCCGCGGCAAAGAAATATTGACCCCGACTCCTGGCGAATCGCCGCAAATCACCGGAGCATCGATTTTCGGTGTTCGCCCCAGAAAACCAGTCTACTTCAGAGTCACCTCTACGGGAAAAAAGCCGATCACTTTCACGGCCCACGGCCTACCAGATGGGTTGTCAATAGACGCTGCTAGCGGCTGGATAACAGGACGAGCTCCGCAAAAGAAAGGATCCTACCTCATCGATCTGAGAGCCTCAAATGAGTCTGGGCAATCGACTCGCCAACTTGAGCTGCGAATCGGCGATACCATTTGCCTGACCCCTCCCATGGGATGGAATAGCTGGTACGTCCAATCCGAGGGGGTTAGCGATACCGCCATCCGCGAGATTTCACTGGCGATGAACGAAAAAGGTCTCGGCGACCATGGTTGGACTTACGTAAACATCGACGACTGTTGGAGTGGTCTGCGAAATACGGAAACAAAGACGATCGAGCCAAATTCAAAATTTCCCGACATGAAGGGACTCGCAGAGTACGTTAACGATCAGGGGTTCAAGCTTGGCATCTATTCCACCACGTGGATGTCTACTTACGCTGGATACGTCGGCGGATCCGCTCCAAATGAAGAAGGTGACTACTCGGAGTTCTTTTTGCCCGAGGAGGAAAGAGAAAATCCGCATCAAGTTTTTGGCCGCTACCCGAATGGTATCCGGAAAAACCTAGCAAAAGTTGGGCCGGCCTGGTTCGTGGATCGCGATGCTCAGCAATTCGCGGATTGGGGAATAGACTATGTCAAGTATGACTGGAAAGAATGGACGCTTGAAAAGACTGAAAAAGGGTATTGGCCAAGCGACGACAAGCCACAGCATAAGACAAAAGAGTCAGGTATCATCCAGCGCTTCTACAACGATTTTCAATCTCTCGACAGAGATATCGTAATTAGCCTATCGCCCAACCACGACGAGCATGAAGACACCTTCATGCCCGAGTACAGCAACCTCTGGCGCCTCACAGGAGACATAGAAGCGGAATGGCATCGAATCATCGCTCCCTTCGAAATGGAAGACCGCCTCGCCCTAACCCGCCCCGGAGCATATGGAGACTTAGACATGTTGCAAATCGGACCGCTTGGAAAGCCAAACAGAGCAGAAGTTGTATTCAAACCTTCACCACTAACCGCCAACGAGCAGTACTTTCAAGTAACGCTTTGGAGCATCCTAACTCAACCACTTCTCCTCTCCTGCGACATATCGACCATGGATGACTTCGATTTGAACCTAGTCACCAACGACGAAGTACTCGCAGTCAATCAAGACCCACTCTGCTCCCAAGGATACCGTATTGCTAGCGAAGCAGGCAGTTGGGAAATATGGGCAAAAGACCTCATTGATGGCTCCAAAGCGGTTGCCCTCTTCAACCTATCTGACAAGGAAGCAACACTATCCTTAACCGCAGAACAACTCGGTATCCGAGGAACAATACGCGACCTCTGGCGCCAGGAGAACCTTAGCGAACTGACTGACACCTTCTCGGCCCTGATAAGTCCACACGGAGTCGCCTTTCTAAAAGTAACTCCACAAGAATAA
- a CDS encoding substrate-binding domain-containing protein, translating into MIDTLDKLPPSKNSKPNHPQQKRPRILLAMYWWEERVFDGVARYAAERDWIIDSRMRWNHSEEYLANWRGDGIIANPGFTAPLKSLVSRIKESRIPTVGLQAFGEYESLAKVVVDHEAVGREGARHLISREFRTLAFVKCAENHLEKARCEGFRKAAAEAGLSSLEINVESLRNVLLTLEKPIGLMATNDTNAIEVMRICSEMGLSIPNEVAIVGADDTKIYCEHAEVPLTSVRCNFEEQGYRAAEILDSLLCNNPIHQSHIKVSTKGVSARASTDTLGVQDEIARKTLVLIRQRFRENLKIREVAEMVGLSSRRLQISFRDSLGFTMSDELVRLRINHAKFLLEATDEKIDSIAYDCGFSNRHHFIRTFARELNMTPTKYRTKISEDAA; encoded by the coding sequence ATGATCGATACCCTAGATAAACTACCCCCTAGCAAAAACTCAAAACCCAACCATCCCCAACAAAAACGCCCGCGAATCCTCCTCGCCATGTACTGGTGGGAAGAGCGCGTCTTCGATGGCGTCGCACGCTATGCGGCCGAACGCGATTGGATCATTGATAGCCGAATGCGGTGGAACCACTCCGAGGAGTATCTGGCGAACTGGCGAGGAGATGGAATCATCGCCAACCCCGGATTCACAGCGCCTCTAAAATCCTTGGTGTCCCGCATAAAGGAGTCGAGAATCCCTACCGTAGGGCTGCAAGCGTTCGGCGAATACGAGAGCTTAGCAAAAGTAGTGGTCGACCACGAAGCGGTGGGTCGCGAGGGAGCCCGTCATTTGATTTCCAGAGAATTTCGTACACTCGCATTTGTAAAGTGCGCAGAAAACCATCTGGAAAAAGCAAGATGCGAAGGCTTTAGGAAAGCAGCAGCGGAGGCCGGACTAAGCTCCCTCGAAATAAACGTAGAGTCTCTCAGAAATGTCCTTCTGACACTTGAAAAGCCCATCGGGCTTATGGCAACCAACGACACAAACGCGATCGAAGTCATGCGGATCTGCTCCGAGATGGGGCTCTCCATACCTAATGAAGTTGCGATAGTCGGAGCGGATGACACAAAGATCTATTGCGAACACGCCGAAGTCCCACTCACCAGCGTGCGATGCAACTTTGAAGAACAGGGCTACCGGGCTGCCGAGATACTCGACTCACTGCTGTGCAACAATCCAATTCACCAAAGCCACATAAAGGTAAGCACAAAAGGCGTCTCAGCCAGGGCCTCTACCGACACGCTCGGAGTTCAAGATGAGATCGCTCGAAAAACCCTCGTTCTTATCCGCCAAAGGTTCCGCGAAAATCTGAAGATAAGGGAAGTTGCCGAAATGGTTGGCCTCTCCTCTAGGAGGCTGCAGATCTCTTTCCGGGACAGCCTTGGTTTCACTATGTCAGACGAGCTCGTCCGCCTCCGAATCAACCATGCCAAGTTCCTGTTGGAAGCTACTGATGAAAAAATCGATTCCATCGCTTACGATTGCGGTTTCTCAAACCGGCACCACTTCATTAGAACCTTCGCCCGAGAATTGAACATGACCCCTACAAAGTATCGTACAAAAATCAGCGAAGACGCGGCATAA
- a CDS encoding TonB-dependent receptor plug domain-containing protein, with translation MKKLKIPHKIIAYSALSCFVASGLYGQEESEEEDVFELSPFEVKSSEDDFGYRATNTLAGSRLNTNLADIGASITVVTKSQMDDTASTDLNDLFRYEASTEGSSTYTPGVMSMRGDGVVDVNAGFANGGTGIPQTNATANTVRGLGAPDSSINFYRSISQIPLDTYNVQSVEISRGPNSMLFGIGTPAGVVNQSRSSAALSEDAYGVKMKIDDLGSTRFSLSANKVLIDDKLGFFVAALQENKEFARKPSYDDAERYYGTFTYKPYKGAKLTASMENMSRAASRPNSLTPRDVVTEWRDAGMPMYNPVDRTITSLTTGKVVGPITRSTQSINMDAARDFVMSQPGYDASLWNDDQTSYDGVRIYGDPYRDDESPFYMPGINRSNSRPTMQFADGQIVNWFQAQPGRYRFGWGTEEDPTANQNLGQQNADLRGDPITAPVYDQIWTSSALWSGNGNGIGGYAYPGVTDRSIYDWENLNLLEMNWGEEDAQTYNIEFEQKLTENLHFSAGWFRQEFDSYSSFTVSQLNVATLYVDTNSHLPDGTVNPYAGAVYMEDQDPDRFYRDITNDQYRGILAYTPDFTGNDNWTKWLGKHQFVAYGSREFEVRKTVRMRTHFDYESEEPQSGMIRFLPNPNDNADGTPTGFRNRGSFSRRSFYLSPPNLDVADYGRALVSSGQDRSDKFSAPMSVYNWEAKEWQDVNYVGRFKAYEAGTGASETEIDSWNFGGTSHLWDGRIVATYGVRSDQAGNRSATKGAILDFEGNVIEPALETVDYYSGGDFLPEMAQTRFRPWTNISDETTTTGVVFRPFSNWDGIKSRAKEGSLFHQFLDDLGFTYNVSETFDPQSSVNVDFFGRLLPKPGGDGKDIGVQFSLFDRKLFARVNYYQSSNANQHVSAGAAGSRFIGQIDQNQFRAWANVITKINWGLDPRINDEFNAELTTEQEERLERESELIWGLPYDYYADLPGSIMGTRSVSAEGTELQLTYNPMKNWTIKVTGSKQETIYDDVLNEYLEWKEVRMPQFLNAKASDYLLPEYQDLATYVTEGGTEVNLTNFWNSYGYTSAARITDENGNTSIEGYFNNIVTPQEAVALDLSGQVITNQPKYQASLISNYKVVDGKFGGTSFGGSLRWIDKKSIGYYGKSSGDPSRDEGYLDLTDTTRPIFTPAQTYYDFWAAYAFPIWDGKADMKVQLNVVNAFEGGGLQTVGVNKDGSPHAFRIIEPRRFVLSLSLNM, from the coding sequence ATGAAAAAACTGAAAATACCCCACAAGATAATCGCGTATTCCGCGTTGTCTTGTTTCGTCGCCTCTGGCCTGTACGGCCAAGAGGAGTCGGAAGAGGAAGACGTATTCGAGCTTTCTCCTTTCGAAGTAAAATCCTCAGAAGATGACTTCGGCTATCGTGCGACTAACACACTTGCCGGTTCTCGTCTCAATACAAACTTGGCTGACATCGGTGCTTCGATCACGGTCGTCACGAAATCGCAGATGGATGACACTGCATCGACCGACCTGAATGACTTGTTCAGATATGAAGCGAGTACGGAGGGATCATCTACCTACACCCCAGGGGTTATGTCCATGCGTGGTGATGGTGTGGTAGACGTAAATGCCGGATTCGCAAATGGTGGCACCGGCATTCCGCAAACCAACGCCACCGCTAATACGGTTCGTGGTCTCGGTGCTCCTGATTCGTCGATTAACTTCTATCGCTCCATCTCCCAGATCCCTCTCGATACGTATAACGTTCAGTCGGTCGAGATTAGCCGTGGGCCAAACTCGATGCTGTTCGGAATCGGTACCCCAGCGGGTGTCGTTAATCAGAGTCGCTCAAGTGCAGCACTCTCCGAAGACGCGTATGGCGTAAAGATGAAGATCGACGATCTTGGATCGACCCGTTTCAGCCTTTCGGCAAACAAGGTTTTGATCGATGATAAGCTCGGCTTCTTTGTAGCGGCTCTCCAAGAGAACAAGGAGTTTGCTCGGAAGCCATCCTATGATGATGCGGAACGTTACTACGGCACGTTCACCTACAAGCCTTACAAGGGTGCGAAGTTGACGGCGAGTATGGAAAATATGAGCCGTGCCGCGAGCCGTCCGAATTCACTCACTCCACGAGACGTGGTCACAGAGTGGCGCGACGCTGGGATGCCGATGTACAACCCTGTCGATCGCACGATCACCAGTCTGACTACAGGTAAGGTCGTTGGGCCTATCACACGTAGCACGCAGTCTATCAATATGGATGCTGCACGTGACTTCGTCATGAGCCAGCCAGGCTACGATGCGAGTCTCTGGAATGATGATCAAACGTCCTACGATGGCGTTCGCATATACGGTGATCCTTACCGTGATGACGAATCTCCTTTCTACATGCCGGGGATCAACCGTTCCAACAGCCGTCCAACGATGCAATTCGCTGATGGTCAGATCGTGAACTGGTTCCAAGCTCAGCCAGGGCGTTACCGTTTCGGTTGGGGCACCGAAGAGGATCCAACTGCCAACCAGAACCTAGGCCAACAGAATGCTGATCTTCGCGGCGATCCGATCACAGCTCCAGTCTACGATCAGATCTGGACCTCATCGGCTTTGTGGTCCGGCAACGGCAACGGTATCGGTGGATACGCGTATCCAGGTGTTACTGACAGATCGATCTATGATTGGGAAAACCTGAACTTGCTCGAGATGAACTGGGGTGAGGAAGACGCCCAGACTTACAACATTGAGTTCGAGCAAAAGTTGACCGAGAACCTCCACTTCTCCGCAGGTTGGTTCCGTCAGGAGTTTGACTCCTACTCAAGTTTTACGGTTTCACAGCTGAACGTGGCGACTCTCTACGTTGACACAAATTCTCATCTGCCTGATGGAACTGTAAACCCGTATGCCGGTGCAGTTTACATGGAGGACCAAGATCCGGACCGTTTCTATCGTGATATAACAAATGACCAATATCGCGGAATACTCGCCTATACACCGGATTTCACAGGTAACGACAACTGGACGAAGTGGCTCGGTAAGCACCAGTTTGTAGCTTATGGATCGCGCGAGTTTGAAGTGCGTAAGACTGTCCGCATGCGTACACACTTTGACTACGAGAGTGAAGAGCCTCAGTCAGGTATGATCCGTTTCCTCCCAAACCCAAATGACAACGCGGATGGAACTCCAACTGGTTTCCGTAACCGTGGATCGTTCTCCCGTCGCTCGTTTTACCTATCGCCTCCAAACTTGGACGTAGCTGACTACGGCCGCGCTCTGGTTAGCAGTGGTCAAGACCGTAGTGACAAGTTCTCTGCTCCGATGTCAGTCTATAACTGGGAAGCGAAGGAGTGGCAGGACGTAAATTACGTTGGCCGATTTAAGGCGTATGAAGCAGGTACAGGCGCATCTGAAACCGAAATCGACTCGTGGAACTTCGGTGGCACAAGCCATCTTTGGGACGGACGCATTGTTGCGACATATGGTGTCCGTAGTGACCAAGCAGGTAACAGGTCGGCGACGAAAGGTGCCATCCTTGATTTCGAAGGTAACGTGATCGAGCCTGCATTAGAGACGGTCGATTATTATAGCGGCGGAGACTTTCTCCCTGAAATGGCTCAGACCCGTTTCCGCCCTTGGACCAATATATCTGACGAAACCACAACCACAGGTGTAGTTTTCCGTCCATTCAGCAATTGGGACGGCATCAAAAGTAGGGCTAAGGAAGGCAGTTTGTTTCATCAGTTTCTCGATGATCTTGGGTTTACTTATAATGTATCCGAAACATTCGATCCCCAGAGCTCAGTGAACGTCGATTTCTTCGGTCGTCTGTTGCCGAAGCCAGGCGGAGACGGTAAGGATATCGGAGTACAGTTTTCTCTTTTCGACCGAAAGTTGTTTGCTCGCGTAAACTATTATCAATCGAGCAACGCTAATCAGCATGTAAGTGCTGGAGCGGCTGGGTCCCGCTTCATCGGGCAAATCGATCAGAACCAGTTCCGTGCTTGGGCTAACGTGATTACGAAGATCAATTGGGGGCTTGATCCTCGCATTAACGACGAGTTTAATGCGGAGTTGACTACAGAGCAAGAGGAACGTCTCGAACGGGAATCTGAATTGATCTGGGGGCTTCCTTATGATTACTACGCCGATCTCCCAGGTAGTATCATGGGTACGCGTAGTGTTTCAGCGGAAGGAACTGAACTGCAGCTAACCTACAATCCGATGAAGAATTGGACGATCAAGGTTACCGGTTCGAAGCAGGAAACGATATACGACGATGTTCTTAACGAATATTTAGAGTGGAAGGAAGTTCGTATGCCTCAGTTCCTCAATGCTAAGGCTTCAGACTATCTGTTGCCTGAGTATCAGGACCTCGCAACTTACGTTACCGAGGGTGGCACCGAAGTTAATCTCACTAACTTCTGGAACAGTTATGGTTACACTAGTGCGGCTCGTATTACTGACGAAAACGGAAATACATCAATTGAAGGTTACTTCAACAACATCGTGACGCCACAGGAGGCGGTTGCCCTTGACCTGTCTGGTCAAGTAATCACAAACCAGCCAAAGTACCAAGCGTCTCTAATATCCAACTACAAGGTTGTTGATGGTAAGTTTGGTGGTACCTCCTTTGGTGGAAGCCTTCGTTGGATTGATAAAAAATCCATTGGCTACTATGGTAAGTCCAGTGGTGATCCATCGCGTGACGAGGGATACCTCGACCTGACGGATACTACTCGACCGATCTTCACTCCGGCGCAAACGTACTACGACTTCTGGGCAGCCTATGCGTTCCCAATCTGGGACGGAAAGGCCGACATGAAGGTTCAGTTGAATGTGGTAAATGCCTTCGAAGGTGGCGGTTTGCAAACTGTCGGTGTTAATAAGGATGGTTCGCCTCACGCTTTCCGTATTATTGAGCCAAGACGATTTGTGCTCTCTCTTTCACTCAATATGTAG